A stretch of the Candidatus Palauibacter scopulicola genome encodes the following:
- a CDS encoding type II toxin-antitoxin system VapC family toxin, with protein MRRPFRWLIDTNVVSEMMRPAPDPRVAGFLDGIWAQGVGLASVTVWEILNGIGRLDASRRREHLAERFQGLLDDLFRERVLDWSLSDARACARIMESKRRRGEPLDDHLPDAMLAGVAARHGLTLVTRNERDFRNTGIEVFNPWVDGSR; from the coding sequence GTGAGGCGACCCTTCCGCTGGCTCATCGATACGAACGTGGTCTCCGAGATGATGCGTCCGGCCCCCGACCCGCGAGTGGCCGGGTTTCTCGACGGGATCTGGGCCCAGGGAGTCGGTCTGGCGTCCGTCACGGTGTGGGAGATCCTCAACGGAATCGGCCGCTTGGACGCCAGTCGGCGGCGGGAACATCTGGCCGAGCGGTTCCAGGGCCTTCTGGACGACCTTTTCCGCGAACGGGTTCTCGACTGGAGCCTCAGCGACGCCCGAGCCTGCGCCCGCATCATGGAATCGAAGAGGCGGCGAGGCGAACCGCTCGACGACCACCTACCGGACGCGATGCTGGCGGGCGTGGCCGCGCGTCACGGTCTTACTCTGGTCACACGGAACGAGCGGGATTTCCGGAACACTGGCATCGAAGTGTTCAACCCATGGGTGGACGGGTCGCGCTGA
- a CDS encoding sodium:solute symporter family protein — MNAGLWVLLAYAAGLVALGAWIGRRVGRAGSFFVADRKLGPVLLFATVLAANLGAGTTVGAAGLGYRDGLSAWWWVGSAGIGTILLALWVGPRIWKVAARHGLLTMGDYLDLRYGRSVRLLIAVLLWFATLTIVSGQLIAMAEIVSVVAGTPRWIGALLGGIVVIVYFSAGGLVASAWVNLVQLVVLLAGFAVAIPWALADVGGWAAIEATAARTSPDYLNLWQGGGSGWVYIALLAPAFIISPGLVQKAYGATGPRAIRIGLLAAGVGLVLFAFAPTLLGMIARVYDPALASREQALPMLLATALPPALGLLGLAAVFSAEVSSADAGLFMLSTSLSKDLYKGSLRPEATSQQVLRVARGAAIAGGTLGVLLALWLESVIASLTIFYSILSVSLFVPVAAGLHSRRAGVPEALAAIGAGLAALGAVHIFAPADAPALLDRTLIGLIVSAAAFALAVLARAHLRRN, encoded by the coding sequence GTGAACGCCGGCCTGTGGGTGCTCCTCGCGTATGCCGCGGGGCTCGTTGCGTTGGGGGCGTGGATCGGGCGGCGAGTCGGCCGGGCGGGGAGTTTTTTCGTGGCGGACCGCAAGCTCGGGCCGGTGCTGCTCTTCGCCACGGTGCTCGCCGCCAACCTCGGGGCGGGCACGACCGTTGGCGCGGCGGGGCTCGGCTATCGCGACGGGCTCAGCGCGTGGTGGTGGGTCGGCTCGGCCGGCATCGGGACGATCCTGCTCGCCCTCTGGGTCGGGCCGCGCATCTGGAAGGTGGCCGCGCGTCACGGGCTCCTCACCATGGGCGACTACCTGGACCTGCGGTACGGCCGCTCGGTGCGGCTGCTGATCGCCGTCCTGCTCTGGTTCGCCACCCTCACCATCGTGTCCGGCCAGCTCATCGCCATGGCCGAGATCGTCTCGGTTGTCGCCGGCACCCCGCGCTGGATCGGCGCGCTCCTGGGAGGGATCGTCGTCATCGTCTACTTCAGCGCCGGCGGCCTCGTGGCGTCGGCCTGGGTCAACCTCGTCCAGCTCGTCGTGCTGCTCGCCGGGTTCGCGGTCGCGATCCCGTGGGCGCTGGCCGACGTCGGCGGCTGGGCTGCCATCGAGGCCACCGCCGCGCGCACATCGCCGGATTACCTGAATCTGTGGCAGGGCGGGGGGTCGGGGTGGGTCTACATCGCCCTCCTCGCGCCCGCCTTCATTATCTCGCCTGGGCTCGTACAGAAGGCCTATGGAGCGACGGGTCCCCGGGCGATCCGGATCGGACTCCTCGCCGCCGGCGTCGGGCTCGTCCTGTTCGCCTTCGCGCCGACGCTGCTCGGCATGATCGCCCGCGTGTACGATCCCGCCCTCGCGAGCCGCGAGCAGGCGCTGCCCATGCTCCTCGCCACCGCACTGCCGCCCGCGCTGGGGCTGCTCGGTCTCGCCGCCGTGTTCTCGGCCGAGGTGAGTTCGGCCGACGCCGGGCTGTTCATGCTCTCCACGTCCCTCTCGAAGGATCTCTACAAGGGATCGCTGAGACCCGAGGCGACGAGCCAGCAGGTGCTGCGGGTGGCGCGGGGCGCCGCGATCGCCGGGGGGACGCTGGGCGTGTTGCTTGCACTCTGGCTCGAGAGCGTGATCGCCTCGCTCACGATCTTCTACTCGATCCTGAGCGTGAGCCTGTTCGTCCCGGTGGCCGCCGGCCTGCACTCACGGCGCGCCGGCGTGCCCGAGGCCCTCGCAGCCATCGGCGCCGGCCTCGCCGCGCTGGGCGCCGTGCACATCTTCGCCCCCGCCGACGCGCCGGCCCTGCTTGACCGCACGCTCATCGGCCTCATCGTCTCCGCCGCAGCCTTCGCCCTCGCGGTGCTGGCCCGCGCGCACCTCCGGCGGAACTAG
- a CDS encoding P1 family peptidase: MRPESAGPYVAQGVALAAAGVVGGFFAAGGCVAQETQGTAVSAGGGITAVEGLSLGHFTLEERPTGCTVILAEDGAVAGVDVRGGAPGTREIALLDPVNSVQEAHAIVLSGGSAFGLDAASGVVRYLEERGIGYRAGDHVVPIVAAAILFDLGVGGGSVRPGPECGYEAARAASTAAPVEGSVGAGAGATVGKLRGRGRAMKGGIGTASITLEDGLTVAAVVAVNSVGDVIDPATGEVVAGVRTEDGTGFADARALLREGEARPPADAPAGDASVENTTIGVVATNATLTKAEITKVAQMAHDGLARAVYPAHTPSDGDTLFGLATGTHTDDAGLARIGALAADMVAEAILRAVRTATGLPGLPSVADLEGTGG, translated from the coding sequence ATGAGACCGGAATCTGCCGGGCCGTACGTGGCGCAGGGCGTCGCGCTCGCGGCGGCCGGGGTGGTGGGCGGTTTTTTCGCGGCGGGAGGGTGTGTGGCGCAGGAGACGCAGGGGACAGCGGTTTCGGCGGGGGGCGGGATCACGGCGGTCGAGGGGCTCTCGCTGGGGCACTTCACGCTGGAGGAGCGGCCCACGGGCTGTACGGTCATCCTCGCCGAGGACGGCGCCGTGGCCGGCGTCGACGTGCGGGGCGGGGCGCCGGGGACGCGGGAGATCGCCCTCCTCGATCCGGTGAACAGCGTGCAGGAAGCCCACGCCATCGTGCTCTCGGGCGGGAGCGCGTTCGGGCTCGACGCGGCGTCGGGCGTGGTCCGGTATCTCGAGGAGCGCGGGATCGGGTATCGGGCCGGGGATCACGTCGTCCCGATCGTCGCGGCGGCGATCCTGTTCGATCTCGGCGTCGGCGGCGGGTCCGTTCGGCCGGGGCCGGAGTGCGGTTACGAAGCCGCCCGGGCGGCGAGTACGGCCGCGCCCGTCGAGGGCAGCGTCGGCGCGGGGGCCGGGGCGACGGTCGGGAAGCTCCGCGGCCGCGGCCGCGCGATGAAGGGCGGGATCGGCACCGCCTCGATTACCCTCGAGGACGGCCTCACCGTGGCCGCGGTCGTGGCGGTCAATTCGGTCGGCGACGTGATCGATCCGGCCACGGGGGAGGTCGTGGCCGGTGTCCGCACCGAGGACGGGACGGGCTTCGCGGACGCCCGCGCGCTGCTCCGGGAGGGCGAGGCGCGGCCGCCCGCCGACGCGCCGGCCGGTGACGCTTCCGTCGAGAACACGACCATCGGCGTCGTGGCGACGAACGCGACACTCACGAAGGCCGAGATCACGAAGGTCGCGCAGATGGCGCACGACGGCCTCGCCCGGGCCGTCTACCCGGCCCACACCCCGAGCGACGGCGACACCCTGTTCGGCCTCGCGACCGGCACGCACACGGACGACGCCGGCCTGGCGCGGATCGGCGCGCTCGCCGCGGACATGGTCGCCGAAGCGATCCTGCGCGCCGTCCGCACGGCCACCGGCCTCCCCGGCCTCCCCTCGGTGGCAGATCTGGAGGGCACCGGCGGCTGA